In Desulfovibrio sp. X2, a single window of DNA contains:
- the pgk gene encoding phosphoglycerate kinase, whose product MKYLDSVDLKGKRVLIRVDFNVPLKNGVIQDDNRIVQSLPTIRLALEKGAAVVLCSHLGKPKGKVVPELSLAPVAAHLSDLLNRDVTMAPDCVGDEAAKFVADLAPGHVLMLENLRFHAGEEANDEAFAKALAAGVDVYVDDAFGTAHRAHASNVGVTEFVPECCCGLLLKKEWEFLGEALAEPVRPYVAISGGAKVSTKLAVLRRLLDKVDVLIIGGAMANTFLLAQGHEVGSSLVERDLTDEALNIVKEAGAKGVTLLLPVDVVVGGSLDDAVTGGIFDAAAIPAGKMVLDVGPKTVDLYTSALATAKTVMWNGPMGAFENQAFAQGSLAIARCLAKLAGVTTIVGGGDTDAVVHKAKLADKFTFISTGGGSFMEFMEGKELPAFKALEGCGK is encoded by the coding sequence ATGAAATACCTCGACTCGGTCGATCTCAAGGGCAAGCGGGTGCTCATCCGCGTGGACTTCAACGTCCCGCTCAAGAACGGCGTGATCCAGGACGACAACCGTATCGTCCAGAGCCTGCCCACCATCCGCCTGGCCCTGGAAAAGGGCGCGGCCGTGGTCCTCTGCTCGCACCTGGGCAAGCCCAAGGGCAAGGTCGTCCCCGAGCTGAGCCTGGCCCCGGTCGCCGCGCACCTCTCCGACCTCTTGAACCGCGACGTGACCATGGCTCCGGACTGCGTGGGCGACGAGGCGGCGAAATTCGTTGCCGATCTCGCGCCCGGCCACGTGCTGATGCTCGAGAACCTGCGTTTCCACGCCGGCGAGGAGGCCAACGACGAGGCCTTCGCCAAGGCCCTGGCCGCGGGCGTGGACGTCTACGTGGACGACGCCTTCGGCACGGCGCACCGCGCCCACGCCTCCAACGTCGGCGTGACCGAGTTCGTGCCCGAGTGCTGCTGCGGCCTGCTCCTGAAGAAGGAGTGGGAGTTCCTGGGCGAGGCCCTGGCCGAGCCTGTCCGTCCCTACGTGGCCATCTCCGGGGGTGCCAAGGTCTCCACCAAGCTGGCCGTGCTGCGCCGCCTCCTGGACAAGGTGGACGTGCTCATCATCGGCGGGGCCATGGCCAACACCTTCCTCCTGGCCCAGGGCCACGAGGTCGGCAGCTCCCTGGTCGAGCGCGACCTGACGGACGAGGCGTTGAATATCGTCAAGGAGGCCGGGGCCAAGGGCGTCACGCTGCTGCTGCCCGTGGACGTGGTCGTTGGCGGCTCGCTCGACGACGCCGTGACCGGCGGCATCTTCGACGCTGCCGCCATCCCGGCGGGCAAGATGGTCCTCGACGTCGGCCCGAAGACGGTCGACCTGTACACCTCGGCCCTGGCCACGGCCAAGACCGTGATGTGGAACGGCCCCATGGGCGCCTTCGAGAACCAGGCTTTCGCCCAGGGATCCCTGGCCATTGCCCGCTGCCTGGCCAAGCTCGCCGGGGTCACGACCATCGTCGGCGGCGGCGACACGGACGCCGTGGTGCACAAGGCCAAGCTGGCCGACAAGTTCACCTTCATCTCCACCGGCGGCGGCTCGTTCATGGAATTCATGGAAGGCAAGGAACTGCCTGCCTTCAAGGCTCTGGAGGGATGCGGCAAGTGA
- the rimI gene encoding ribosomal protein S18-alanine N-acetyltransferase, translated as METTPKPPISWAIPPVVRLVPNDAAELASLERACFSHPWSEEQLAYGLREKALHILGMRAEDGTLGAYCSFYCVADEGEIVNIAVAEGNRRRGWGRVLLGAVLQSAAEMGIHRMFLEVRQSNAAAIGLYAAHGFVRTGVRKRYYPDTNEDALVMTLTMAEARQEPS; from the coding sequence ATGGAAACAACACCGAAGCCCCCCATTTCCTGGGCCATTCCGCCCGTCGTCCGGCTCGTGCCGAATGACGCGGCAGAGCTGGCCTCGCTCGAGCGCGCCTGCTTCAGCCATCCCTGGAGCGAGGAGCAGCTGGCCTACGGCCTGCGCGAGAAGGCCCTGCACATCCTCGGCATGCGCGCGGAGGACGGAACGCTCGGCGCCTACTGCTCCTTCTATTGCGTGGCCGACGAGGGGGAGATCGTGAACATCGCCGTGGCCGAGGGGAACCGACGCCGAGGCTGGGGCCGGGTCCTGCTCGGGGCCGTGTTGCAAAGCGCCGCCGAAATGGGCATACATCGAATGTTTCTGGAGGTGCGCCAGTCCAATGCCGCTGCCATCGGCCTCTATGCCGCGCACGGCTTCGTGAGGACCGGCGTGAGAAAACGGTACTACCCCGACACCAACGAAGACGCGCTGGTCATGACCCTGACCATGGCCGAGGCGCGCCAGGAGCCGTCATGA
- a CDS encoding NUDIX domain-containing protein translates to MPRRFRKPRLQPRQSATPEVEYIEVVDEGNRPIAVMPIDDVHAQALMHRAVVVLVYDDDGRVYLQKRSMSKSRFPGRWDLSATGHVKAGEAMEDGAIRELHEELGLSATRMHLLAEVSASASTGWEFVSIFTAGTFREEPVPNPEEVDGGYFVDRAELDCLVAQFRELLTPALVHFWEHGLIFPSASPALPPADS, encoded by the coding sequence ATGCCGCGCAGATTCAGAAAGCCGCGCCTCCAGCCGCGCCAGTCGGCGACCCCGGAGGTCGAATATATCGAGGTCGTGGACGAAGGCAATCGCCCCATAGCGGTCATGCCCATCGACGACGTGCACGCCCAGGCGCTCATGCACCGCGCCGTGGTCGTGCTGGTCTACGACGACGACGGCAGGGTCTACCTGCAAAAGCGCAGCATGTCCAAGAGCCGCTTCCCCGGGCGATGGGACCTCTCGGCCACCGGCCACGTCAAGGCGGGCGAGGCCATGGAGGACGGCGCCATCCGCGAGCTGCACGAGGAGCTCGGGCTTTCGGCCACGCGCATGCACCTGCTTGCCGAGGTCTCGGCCAGCGCCTCCACGGGCTGGGAGTTCGTCTCCATCTTCACGGCCGGGACGTTCCGCGAAGAACCGGTGCCCAACCCCGAGGAGGTGGACGGCGGCTACTTCGTGGACCGCGCGGAGCTCGACTGCCTCGTGGCCCAGTTCCGCGAGCTCCTGACCCCGGCCCTGGTCCATTTCTGGGAGCACGGCCTGATCTTTCCTTCAGCCTCCCCTGCCCTTCCCCCGGCCGATTCCTGA
- a CDS encoding inositol monophosphatase family protein, whose translation MEYEGLLDGLLAVSRSAGEVVRQDWSGAREITKKGRIDLVTQTDMRVEELLREKLGALLPEAAFYGEESSDGKGPGELAWIVDPVDGTTNFAHSIPFVAVSVALWADGRPVLAAVNAPMLDELYHAARGRGAFCNGAPMRVSDCAKLVDGIVATGFPYAIERYVDRILAHMRRMLLATQGVRRPGAAAIDMAFVAAGRYDGFYEYGLKPWDTAAGWLLVEEAGGRVSSMDAAKPYLLGAENILASNGLLHEALSEILRKDLEPGRPG comes from the coding sequence ATGGAATACGAGGGACTGCTGGACGGTCTGCTGGCCGTCTCGAGGAGCGCGGGCGAGGTCGTCCGCCAGGACTGGAGCGGCGCGCGGGAGATCACCAAGAAGGGACGCATCGATCTCGTGACGCAGACGGACATGCGCGTGGAGGAACTGCTGCGGGAAAAGCTCGGCGCCCTCCTGCCGGAGGCGGCCTTCTACGGCGAGGAATCGTCCGACGGCAAGGGACCGGGCGAGCTGGCCTGGATCGTGGATCCGGTGGACGGAACCACGAACTTCGCCCACTCCATCCCCTTCGTGGCCGTGTCCGTGGCGCTCTGGGCCGACGGGCGCCCCGTGCTCGCCGCGGTCAACGCGCCCATGCTCGACGAACTCTACCACGCAGCGCGGGGCAGGGGAGCCTTCTGCAACGGCGCTCCCATGCGCGTTTCGGACTGCGCGAAGCTCGTGGACGGCATCGTGGCCACGGGCTTCCCCTATGCCATCGAGCGCTATGTGGACCGCATCCTGGCGCACATGCGGCGCATGCTCCTTGCCACCCAGGGCGTGCGCAGGCCCGGCGCGGCGGCCATCGACATGGCCTTCGTGGCCGCGGGGCGCTACGACGGTTTCTACGAATACGGCCTCAAGCCCTGGGACACGGCAGCCGGCTGGCTGCTCGTGGAAGAGGCGGGCGGCCGCGTGAGTTCCATGGATGCGGCAAAGCCCTACCTGCTCGGCGCGGAGAACATCCTGGCGAGCAACGGCCTGCTTCATGAGGCGCTTTCGGAAATTCTGCGCAAGGATCTGGAGCCGGGCCGGCCCGGCTGA